The Lagopus muta isolate bLagMut1 chromosome 8, bLagMut1 primary, whole genome shotgun sequence genome contains a region encoding:
- the LOC125696873 gene encoding titin-like — MNQACTYLVTFFLLEPPQFLKRIENISSLRGGTVVFQAAVKGSLPITVSWLKDSDEVIEDSNIKMTFVNNIATLLVKSIELKHDGKYFCQAKNEAGIQRCSALLTVKEPATIVDKAVSIDVTEGDPATLQCKFSGTKDITAKWFKDGKELTLGPKYKISVTDTVSVLKVLHAEKKDSGEYVFEVHNDVGRSSCSASINVLDLIIPPKFTKKLKKMDSIKGSFVHLECIVSGSHPISIQWYKDGQEITTSEKHKYSFHDNTAFLEINKLEGTDSGSYTCEATNKAGSNQCSGFLTVKEPPYFVEKPQSQEVVPHARVQFKALVKGSTPLQIKWFKDSQELLSGANRSVWMDDTSSVLELFSARMSDSGNYTCQISNDVGTATCKATLFVKEPPRFIQMPTPVVALREGQSTTFECHVVGTPEIRVTWYLDGNEMTDEAKYSISFIDGLATLKVTQARVSDSGIYVCEAHNDAGSESCSIELKVKEPPTFVRELRPTEVVKGLDAMLECEVTGTPPFEVKWLKNNKEMFSSKKYAISTKESIFTLNVTNCDTSDVGEYQCIISNEVGSCSCSTRLSLKGQFLEKYPKDYCH; from the exons ATGAACCAGGCCTGTACTTACTTAGTCACTTTCTTCCTGCTAGAGCCTCCCCAGTTTTTGAAGAGGATAGAAAACATTAGTTCCCTTCGAGGGGGCACAGTCGTGTTTCAGGCTGCTGTTAAAGGCTCCTTGCCCATCACTGTGTCCTGGCTGAAAGACAGTGATGAAGTTATTGAAGACAGTAATATCAAAATGACCTTTGTGAACAATATTGCCACTCTTCTGGTGAAGTCTATTGAACTGAAACatgatggaaaatatttctgccagGCTAAAAATGAGGCAGGAATTCAGaggtgctctgctctgctgactGTCAAAG agCCTGCTACAATCGTGGATAAGGCTGTGTCAATAGATGTGACTGAGGGAGACCCAGCAACCTTGCAATGTAAATTTTCCGGAACAAAAGATATTACAGCCAAATGGTTCAAAGATGGCAAGGAATTGACTTTAGGCCCAAAATATAAGATCAGTGTTACAGATACTGTCTCAGTCTTAAAGGTACTTCATGCGGAAAAGAAAGATAGTGGGGAATATGTATTTGAGGTTCACAACGATGTTGGAAGAAGTAGCTGTTCTGCCAGCATCAATGTCCTAG ATCTCATTATACCACCTAAATTCACCAAAAAGCTCAAGAAAATGGACAGCATTAAGGGATCTTTTGTCCACTTGGAATGTATAGTGTCTGGTTCACATCCTATAAGTATCCAGTGGTACAAGGATGGTCAAGAAATAACAACAAGTGAAAAGCACAAATACTCTTTCCATGATAATACTGCCTTTCTGGAAATCAATAAACTCGAAGGCACAGACAGTGGCTCTTACACTTGTGAAGCAACAAATAAGGCAGGAAGCAACCAATGCAGTGGGTTCTTAACCGTCAAAG AGCCACCATATTTTGTGGAAAAGCCTCAGTCCCAAGAAGTTGTGCCCCATGCTAGGGTTCAGTTCAAAGCATTGGTGAAAGGTTCTACTCCTCTGCAGATAAAGTGGTTTAAAGACAGCCAGGAGCTCCTTTCTGGAGCCAATCGTTCTGTCTGGATGGATGACACATCTAGTGTGCTGGAGCTCTTCTCAGCTAGGATGTCTGACTCTGGGAACTACACTTGTCAGATAAGCAATGATGTGGGGACTGCAACATGTAAAGCAACTTTGTTTGTAAAAG AGCCCCCCAGGTTTATTCAGATGCCAACTCCTGTAGTAGCTTTGCGTGAAGGACAGTCCACTACTTTTGAGTGCCATGTAGTAGGAACACCAGAGATACGTGTCACGTGGTACTTGGATGGGAATGAAATGACTGATGAAGCTAAGTACAGCATCTCTTTCATTGATGGTCTAGCCACTTTGAAAGTCACTCAAGCCAGAGTGTCGGATAGTGGGATTTATGTTTGTGAAGCCCACAATGATGCAGGTAGTGAGAGCTGCAGCATCGAGTTGAAAGTAAAAG AGCCTCCAACATTTGTTCGAGAATTGAGACCTACTGAGGTAGTAAAGGGTTTGGATGCCATGCTTGAGTGTGAGGTGACTGGTACTCCTCCATTTGAGGTGAAGTGGCTGAAGAATAATAAGGAGATGTTCAGCAGCAAGAAATATGCTATCTCCACCAAAGAATCAATATTTACTCTTAATGTGACCAACTGTGACACCTCAGATGTAGGTGAATATCAGTGCATTATATCAAACGAAGTTGGAAGCTGTTCTTGTAGCACAAGGCTCAGCTTGAAAGGTCAGTTTCTTGAAAAGTACCCCAAAGATTACTGCCACTAG
- the LOC125696879 gene encoding titin-like, protein MRVTIGDACTLECKVAGTPELSTGWFKDGKELTSSQKYRITFVNKVSTLKIMDTEKEDGGLYTFAVQNDVGKSSCTASVEVLDRIIPPSFTRKLKETPGVLGSSALLECKVAGSPPISIDWFQNGMKLVSGEKHNITFTDNLCILEVNSLSNSDTGTYTCKATNVAGSDECSAVLTVQEPPSFERTPEPLDVLPGTSVTFTGVIRGTPPFKVNWFRGASELVPGDKCNIYLEDSVVELELFDVTPLQSGEYTCLVTNEAGRANCTTHLTVKGS, encoded by the exons ATGAGGGTTACTATAGGAGATGCCTGTACTTTGGAGTGCAAAGTGGCAGGCACACCAGAACTATCCACTGGGTGGTTTAAGGATGGCAAAGAACTGACCAGCAgccaaaaatacagaattacttTTGTCAACAAAGTATCTACACTTAAAATTATGGacacagagaaagaagatgGTGGATTGTACACTTTTGCAGTGCAAAATGATGTGGGGAAAAGCAGTTGCACGGCATCGGTTGAAGTTTTAG ATCGAATAATTCCTCCTTCTTTCACAAGAAAGCTAAAGGAAACCCCTGGTGTCCTGGGTTCCTCAGCACTTCTTGAATGCAAAGTGGCGGGTTCACCTCCTATATCTATTGACTGGTTCCAAAATGGAATGAAGTTAGTTAGTGGGGAAAAACATAATATCACATTTACTGATAACCTGTGTATTTTAGAAGTGAATTCACTGAGCAATTCAGATACTGGAACTTACACCTGCAAAGCTACCAATGTAGCGGGTTCAGATGAATGCAGTGCTGTATTGACTGTCCAAG AACCACCATCTTTTGAGAGGACACCTGAGCCTTTGGATGTCTTGCCAGGCACAAGCGTAACTTTTACAGGTGTTATCAGAGGAACTCCTCCTTTTAAGGTGAACTGGTTTAGAGGAGCCAGTGAGCTTGTGCCAGGAGATAAATGCAATATTTACTTAGAGGACTCTGTTGTGGAGCTTGAGTTATTTGATGTAACCCCTCTCCAAAGTGGAGAATACACTTGTCTAGTGACTAATGAAGCTGGCAGGGCAAATTGTACAACACATCTTACAGTAAAAGGTTCgtaa